One Nostoc sp. CENA543 genomic window, ATTAGTATTAGTGTAGACATTCGTAATTGAATAAGCGTGGTAACTAACAATATATTTACTGTCACTACCAACTCTAGCTGCTGTCACAGCTAGACGATTTGCTAAAGCAGTTTCCAGACTGGAAAAACTAACTACGCTAATACTATGATAAGTAGTCTGCTTTCCTGTAATCTGCTTCAGAGGCGTATCAAGAGAGCCTCCATTACCAATGAGGTTATATCCGGGCCGTCCTTGGGTACTCCATTCCCGCCACTGAGCATAGGCTTTTTCAACTAGAGCCACCCACAGCACACCGTCATTTCTTTTTGAGGCTATACTCGTAGCAATCCGACGATCAACAGTTACATACTGTGCTTCACCATTAGAGTAAAAACGCACAGTATAAGTATTATCACCATTATCTGTAATCATACTTTTAATTACAGAACTAGAAGTATTACCAGCATCGTTTGACTGACGGCCAAAAGTTGCACCCAATGCTGCTAAAAACGTGCAATCACCTAATTTTCCTTGATCTATATCGCCAATTCGCGCTTCACCAGAGCTACCATAGAGAGTGCCAGTAGCTAAGGTATAGGTGAGATTTGTACCATTAAACACAGGTGTAGGTGCTGCTGTGCCTAAAAACCAACGACCTACTAAATTAGACTCAAAATCACCAGCACTCATATTGATAGATGCACCATTAGCAACCTGTGTTGATAGCCATTTCACAGAATCTTGCATAGTAAAAGGTGTAGCACCTACCAATGTTTTCAGGTCTTTGACCTCATTTGCATCAATGACAGAATTATCTTGAGCATTCCTAAAGATAGCCAACATATCCTGACGACTGAAATCACCATCAGCTCCTAAACTTCGCGCCAAGGTAATGATTTGTTGGTCAGTCAGATTTTGACTGAACCAATCATTAACGGTGGTCGATGTTGGAGTTGATGTTGGGGTAGAAGTTGATGTTGATGTTGCCGTTGTGATTGTAAATGTCTGCTTGACTACGTTACTTTTAGCACCGCTTTGATCATAAGCTATGCCCTGAAGAGTATATTTACCATTGCCAAAATTAAAGTTTGCTAGAGATAAACTGTAGCTGAAACTTCCTTTATTGGCATTACTAGAGTCGGCTGTAAATACGGTAGCATCAGCCACATCTAGCCATGTTCCATCTGCTTTTTGTAAGCGAAAATCGATTTTGGAAATATCACTCACACCATTTTGATCCGATACCCAAGCACTATTAATACTGAGAGTATCTGTTGGTTTGAGGGTGGTGCTATTCAGCTTGAACTCTAATGAAGTTGGAGCAACATTTTGAAAAATTTTGAGGTTGTAATTAGTATCACCACTTTTGTAGTAGACTTTAACGAAGTAATTGCCTGCATCTAAAGTTTGTTTAATTAAATCAATTTGAGTTCCACTTTTATAAGAACCTGCAATTACCTCACTATCTTCAACTAATCCATTACTATTAGAGTCTTTAATTAGTCGTACATTCGCATCTGCGCTTAACCCATCAAGGGTGAGATAAATACTACTGCGGGCTGTCAGATTAAAACTGTAGAAATCGTCAATATCCGATGATCCAACCCAATCTGAAAAAGTCTGAACATTAGTGTTGAGGGCTATCTTTCTTGCACTACTTAAAGTATTACCTGCATTATCAAGAGGCATAAATATCCTTACTTACACAGTTAATCAAATGTGTCTTATCACACCCTTTCACTTATGTAAAAACTAGTTTTTACAACAAAAAAAAAGTTAAACTTTCGTTAATTTTCTTCTTAAAGATTAGACAAAACCAGGGGACATCCACGCAATCTAAACTTTTGAGTATAAATACTTAATTTCAGAATAAATATGCAATAAAGTTAGAAATAATCTTTTTTAATTGAGTTAGTAATACGGAGAATATTTAATTTTATTGAGTATATATAATACAAACCATTGATAATTACTATCTTTGAATACTCTCAATTCATCTCTATGTGGATAAACAAGAAACTCTCAATTAAGGAATACCAAAAAATAAATTTATGACTCTTGAGAAACTAAGAGAGGAGAAAAAGTAAGTGTTTCCTCTATATTTTGCTGGCGATTAGTCGTACTAGTGACAGATATTTAATCCCAATTTGGGATAAGTAGTCTTGTCTAGAGATTCTGGAATCGGGCATTCATCTGGGCTTTTAATCCAAAATCCAAAATTGGTATAAGAGGTATTTAGGGCGATTTCCCAGAAATTTCAGGTAATATATCAAGATTTCCCAACATTCTCTGAGCAAAATATCTGACTATGAATTTGGCTGTTTCATGGCTAATTACTGATAAATCAACTCTTAAATCCTAAAAATTGGCTAAAAAACATTTAATATCAGGTCTGCTTGAGATGACTTTCAGTAAATACGTGTTACGTAAGTAAATTTAAGATGATAAACTCATTTCTGACTAAATCTAGATAGCTCAAATCGACATTTTTGCCACAACCAATGAAAACCCAAAATATATTCACATCTGTAGTGCTGGCTTTGAGTGCATCTGTAGCTATGTCTAACTCTGCTAAAGCTGGTACCTTCGTCACTAACTTTAGCCCTAGTCCTGTGACTGATCCTACAGCAGATATCATCCTAAATTCTATTATTCGGAACGATGGGAGGATGATCAGTGACTTTCAATTAGTTACTTCTGTTAACATCATCAAAAACGGAGGAGTTTCAGGCACCGTTAGTACAGACAAAGGTGATACAGCTACTTCCCCTGGTTTTAATCCCAACGAAAACCCTTCAGCCAGAGAAATTGCAGCATACTTAGGTAATAACAACTTAAACAATATTATCGATAGTGAAGATAAGGGTGAGTTTGAGCTTGATGTATTTTTCGATAGCGCAGTTCTCTCAGACAATACTGCAACAGACAGTTTCTTCTTCTGGGAACGAGGACTCAATAGCTCTATTCAACTGCAAGCACTTGATGAGAGAGGTAATCTAATTGGTAATGCTTTTACTATAGATAAGTCATTGTGGGAGTTTGCTGGTTTCCAGATTAAGACAACAGAAATTACTCAAGCTCAAAATGTAGGTGCTTTTGGGGTGAGCTTTGGTAATTTGGGATTAACTAGCGGAACTTTAGTCAGTGGCTTGAAATTAATCGCTTTTAACAGTTTTAACGGCCCCGATTTTAAGCTACTTGCTCATACTTCTTTGTGCTGCACACCCATACCTGAACCTGCCACAATGATGGGATTAGGTGCAGTAGCTGGGCTGATGTTAATGTGCCGTCGTCAAATTAGAATTAAAAAAATATAAGAGTATAAAGACTACGCAAGAATAAGCTTTGTGCTTTCATAAAAAACCTCACGGAAGCTTGGAAACCCAGTGGCTTTAGCCCTGGGAGGAAAAGCGACTCGGCAGGCATAAGAGGTGCTGTGTCCATGTATTGATTCATCAATACTTTCGCTGTATAGTGTTATTTATAGCAATACCGTTGCCAAAATAAGAGCATGAAGAGGTAGGGCGTTTCGTAGTAGAGTTATTGTCTCTCACAACGACAACTCAAAAACCACTACTCGCCCATGCCCAATATCTTATCACTCCTGCAATGCCTGCTACCGCAAATAAACGCGACAACGATGCGGCAATTGAACCAAATTATCCTGGCAATGTTAGCGATGAGTGGTAGAGTCACGATGTTGGGAATTGCCCGTTGGACAAGTACAGGTGGTAGCTATCGGACAATGGGGAGATTTTTCTCGACAGTAATACCTTGGGCAACATTGTTTTGGCTGTTTTTTCGGAAACATTTGTGGCGAGAGAGGGATGTTTATTTGCTGGCAGGAGATGAAGTTGTAGTTAGTAAATCTGGTAAAGAAACTTACGGGGTAGACAGATTTTTTTCGAGCCTGACTAGTAAACCAATTAATGGTTTATCTTTCTTCGTATTGTCATTAGTAAGTGTGTCAGGAAGACAGTCATTTCCAATTCAGATAGAACAGGTAATCAAAAGTGATACCCAAATAAATAGTACCTTACCAATCAAAAAAAAAGAATCTCAAGAGAAAAGTGGAAGGGGACGACCAAAAGGCAGTAAAAATAAAAACAAAACCGAAGTGATATTAACATCTGAACTATTACTAATCAAAAAGATGATTAACTCACTATTCGAGCTAGTAGCTAACTTTATCCCCTTGACGTACTTGGTAGTAGATGGTCATTTTGGTAACAACAATGCTTTGCAGATGGCACGACAAGTTAAGTTACACATAATTTCCAAGTTGCGCCACGATTCAGCATTATACATCCCTTACGAAAATCCCAACTCGAATAAACGTTCTCGTCGTAAATACGGTGACAAGTTAGACTATCGTAATATACCTGAGAAATATTTGTGTAAAAGTGATATTGAGGATGGCATTCTTTCCTGTATTTATCAAGCTACTCTTCTTCACAAAGAATTTGCTCAGTCTCTGAATGTGGTTATTTTAGTTAAAACTAATCTTAAAACCAATACAAGTAGCCATGTGATTTTATTTTCCAGCGACTTGGATTTGAAGGCTGATAAAATTATTGACTATTACAAGCTGCGTTTCCAAATTGAGTTTAATTTTCGGGATGCCAAGCAATTTTGGGGTTTAGAGGATTTTATGAATCTGAGCCAAACTGCTGTGACTAATGCGGCTAATCTCGCATTCTTTATGGTTAATTTATCTCATCATCTTCTGGCTGATTTTCGTAAACATAATCCTGGTTCTGGCATTATTGACCTGAAAGCTTATTACCGTGGTTTTCGATATGTTCATGAAATTTTAAAAATGCTTCCCGAAAAACCTGAGCCGATTTTATTAGCTCAAATTTTTGCCAAGATTACTTCTTTGGGACGTATTCATCCCATTTCTGGTGGCATTGAACCCTCGTAAATTGGCTAAGGTATTGTTATAGCGAAAGTTATTTTATGTACCTGACGCAAAAGAACCAAATCAGAGAACTAAATAAGTCTGAATTTGTCGCTCTGCGCGAGTTGTGCCGACTGAGTAAGAACCTATATAACGTAGGTTTGTACACAGTCAGGCAATACTTTTTTCAGGAACGTAAACACTTGCGTTACGAGTCTGCCTACCATCTGTGCAAAACCAATGAAAACTACAAATTTCTCAATACAGATATTGCACAGCAAACATTGAAAGTAGTAGACAGAACCTTTAAAAGCTTCTATGGATTGATTAGTGCTTTTAAAAGTGGAAGTTATCAACAAAAAGTAAAGCTTCCCAATTACCTGCCGAAAGATGGTTATTTCTTGCTGATAATTCCTAGAATTGTTATTAAAGATGCAAAGTTTCGGATTCCCATGTCCAATGCTTTTAGAAAGCAATTTGGAGAGGTTTGGATTCCATTCCCAAAAAGACTTGACATCAATCAAATTAAGGAAGTTAGGATTCACCCAAAATACAATGCTAGGTATTTTGAGGTTGAATTTATCAGCGAAATTGAACCAGAACCCATAGAGTTGAAAACTGACGATGCTCTTAGTATTGATTTGGGAGTAGATAATCTTGCAGCTTGTGTTGACACCAATGGGGCATCCTTTCTTGTGGATGGTAAACCAATTAAAGCTATTAACCAGTGGTTCAACAAACGTAATGCCCAATTGCAATCTGTTAAAGATAAACAAGGGATTAAAAGTATCACTAATCAACAGGTGAAACTTTTGGCAAAACGTAATAGCCAAGTTAGGGATTACTTAAACAAAACAGCACGATTTATTGTTAATCACTGCATCCAGAATCAGATTGCTAACTTGATTGTTGGGTATAACCCTGGCATCAAGCAAGAAATCAATATTGGTGGACGCAATAACCAAAACTTTGTCCAGATACCTTTTCACAGCTTACGTTTTAAATTGAAAGCAATGTGTCAAAGGTATGGTTTGAAATACATTGAACAGGAAGAATCGTACACCAGCAAGGCTAGTGCCGTCGATGGTGATGAAATACCTGTTTACAATGCCGACAATCCCAAGGAATACCAGTTTTCTGGTAAACGAATTAAACGGGGATTGTATAGAACCAAGAATGGGCATTTAGTTAACAGCGATCTGAATGGATCTCTTAACATTGGAATTAAAAGTAAGCACAAAGGTTTTACCAGAGTGTCTAGAGCTGCATTGACCCAGCCTAGAAGGATTAATCTTCTTAAATTGGAGAAGTGGAGAGCGACGGCTTTAGCCTCGCTCGGAACAACTTCTTAGAATCCCCTGACTTTCCGAATAAATGAGCAAAGCGAAATTTATTCAGTCAGGGGAGTGTCAACTTGCGTAAGTTCTAAAAGAGCTATTCAACTCAATGCACAGATTTTTGGGCTTCAGTAGCGATCGCTTCTACTTCATCATTCACCAACCCTGCCAAAATAGATTGAGATTCTGCACCGCCCAACTGCGTCAAAGCCTGTACCACCCTGTAACGAATTTGCCAATCAGGATCAGTTGCATAAGCTGCTAACAAAGGAACTGCTTGGATATCTCCTAATTCTCCCAAAGAACTAATCGCCGCAGTTTTAACTAATTCCACCTCTGAATTTAGTGCTTCCTTGAGTAGTTCTAGCCCTCGTGGATCACCGAGTTCTCCTAGAGTAGCAATAATACTGAATTGGACGAGCCACTCAGAGGTTGTGTGATAAAGCTGCTGTAAATCTTCAAAAGCCGACTGTAACTTCAGCGCGCCTAAGCAATCGGCGGCGGCGGCTTGTACATCAGCCTCTGGATCTTTTAATAGGCTACGCAATAAATCCAAAGATAAATCTAAATCCTGAGTACCAAGAGTATCTAATTGACTGACTGCTGAATAGCGAACACGAGAGTTACTATCACCTACAGCAACCTGTACTAATTCAAAAGCATTTGTCGGTTCAAGTTCACGGATTTGATTCACAGCTCGCAAGCGATCGCCCAAATCCTCAGAATTGAGCAATTGTCTTACAGACTCAGGAGTTACACTCATTTAATTACCTTAATTTGTCAAATTTTAAAAAAAGCCAAAAATCAACTATTAGCCATAGCACGAACAATGTCACCACGAGTCAAAATCCCTATGATTTTACCCATGTTGTCGATGACAGGTAAACGATGAACATTGCGATCGTGCATAATTTGCGCTGCTTGTTGTAAAGTCTTATCAGCAGTAATAGTCACAGGATTTTTACTCATCACTTCACCAACAGTTTGTCCTAAAGCTTTATGCAGATCACGTTCATAAGCAGCAGGATTTTTCAAATAGATCACACTATCCAGAAACATGACATAAGCCGGAGGCGTTATACCACTTGCTTGCCACATCAAATCTGTCTCTGAGATAATGCCTATCAACTTACCAACATCATCTACAACAGGTAGCCCACTGATACGTCGTTCTGCCAGAATGTGGATTGCTTCTTGAAGTGGAGTTTCTGGCCGGACAACAATTGGCTCAGGACTCATTATATCGGCAACGATTTGAGGCATTGACTTGCTTACACCCTCGATCACAGTCTCTGCAAATATTGTAAAAAATTCAGTGCCTTAACCCGACTCAGTTAATACATTGTTACGGTCGTAGTCATTAGTCATTAGTCATTAGTCATTAGTCATTAGTGTTTCCTCCCTCCTGCCTTGTCCCCAGTCCCCAACCCCCAGCCCCCAATCACTCTTCAATTTTGAATTTTGAATTTTGAATTTTGAATTGATGAGTCCCCAATCCCTATTCCCTACTCCCTTTCAATGCAGCGATAATTTGACCATTGGCTTGGGGAAAAGCAAATTGTTCTAATTCATCTAAACTCACCCAGCGCACTTCATCACACTCTAAAGGCTGAGGGACACCTGCAACTAGGTGGCAGTGATGGACTGTCAATGTGACGCGTAAATGAGTATAGGTGTGGTCAATAGTGATCAAATGTTCTCCTACCGTCACCAATACTCCTAGTTCCTCGTAAATCTCCCTTTTGATACAGTCTTCTACTGTTTCACCAGGTTCGACCTTACCACCAGGAAATTCCCATAAACCCCCCATTGCGCCTTCCTGGCGACGACGATCAATTAAAATCTGTTCTTGATCATTCCAAATTACGGCCACACCGATAATTTTATGTGGTGGTAGAGTCGTCATCATGTTCATATTGCTTTATTATGAGTGATTGACTATTAACTATTGACAAATAACAAAACTCGGCAGATCTATAGGATATCTACCGAGTTTTTACTTATTTTAAAATATAAACTGTCGAAAATTTATCTAAAGGTTTACTTAAGTCATTGCTGACGAACAAGAAGCGTTAGCCTTGGAGACGCTGCTGACTCTGCCAAAGTTGCTAACGCTTGTGTAATCATTTGGTAATTTGGGAAGGTTGGCTGTGAGAATTCCGTATGAAACTGCTGTTCGATATTTTTTGAGTAACTTCACTAGGATTTACTCAAGATGAAATAACTATTCATCATCGTGATGACTACTTTCAGTACCTTGCATCACCTTTTCAAAGCTCATTCTTTGTTCGGCATTTCGCAAGAAATAACCACTAATCATGGCTGACGCTAGCAACCGTCCCAAGTTTTCCCGACTAGTTGTAATAGTAACATCAAAGTGTTCCGAAGGCAGATTCCCCAACAGTCCGATAATATTGCGCTCCATGACTTGAAAAACTTCAGGAGAGGTGGGTTTGGATAGCTGGCTAACTGTTTCTGGGTTCAAAGACTTCACATATTGCCACAGTAAATTGCCTGTTTCTGATTCGCTATCAAAAAATTCTGAAACTCGGTTAGATGGGTTACTCACTTTGTACCTCCGGTACTACCAATGTTTGGATATGTTGTTAGCAAACTAATGAGGCTTAAATCTATGTCCTACCTGACTTAACTGGCGATTGAGTGTTCCTGTCAACTAATGTAACAAGTTAATTGGCGATTGGGAGTAGTTGTAACCGTACAGCTTACATGGGATTTTCTCGCCTCAAAAACTCCATAATCAGTTAGGAATATGGCGCAGCATAGCTTAAATCTGACAATTTTAATTATACTAAGTAGTAAATTTTAAGCCCAGTACATTCAGTGTTACACTAGATGACTAATTTGCTAATTTTCAGTATATTTATTTACGTTCAACTTCTCCTGTTTTGAAAGTTAGTAGGTTTCCCATTAGGCGATTTGGCAATTAGCTGCTAGGTTGTGTAAATTGGCCTGAATATTATGTTACAGGGAAAAAAGGAATCAAGAGAGCATGGCGCAAAACAAAACTGCCTTAATCACTGGTATTACTGGTCAAGATGGTTCATATCTGAGCGAGTTTTTACTAGAGCAAGGCTACGAGGTACATGGCATCATTCGCCGGACTTCTACTTTTAATACAGATCGGATTGATCACATATATGAAGACCCCCACAAAGAAGGTGTCAAATTATTTCTGCATTACGGTGATTTGACGGATGGGACAACTCTGCGTCGGATTTTAGAAGAAGTCCAGCCTACAGAAATTTATAACTTGGGCGCGCAGTCTCATGTGCGGGTGAGTTTTGATTCACCCGAATATACTGTAGATGCTGTGGGCATGGGAACATTGCGACTACTAGAAGCCATCCGAGACTATCAAAGACGTACAGGGATTGAAGTCCGCTTTTATCAAGCGGGTTCTTCCGAAATGTATGGTTTGGTACAAGCAGTACCCCAAAGTGAAACTACACCTTTTTACCCTCGTAGTCCCTATGCTTGTGCTAAAGTTTACGCTCACTGGCAAACGGTGAACTATCGTGAATCCTATGGAATGTTTGCGTGCAATGGTATTTTATTTAACCATGAATCACCGCGTCGGGGTGAAACTTTTGTAACTCGTAAAATTACGAGAGCCGTAGCACAGATTGTAGCTGGCAAACAGAAAAAGCTATACATGGGTAATCTAGATGCTAAAAGAGATTGGGGCTATGCTAAAGATTATGTCCGCGCTATGTGGCTAATGCTACAAAAAGAAAAAGCAGATGATTATGTCATTGCCACTGGGGAAACTCACTCAGTGAAAGAATTCTTAGAACTAGCGTTTAATTATGTCAATCTGAATTGGCAAGATTACGTAGAATTTGATGAACGCTATCTGCGTCCGGCAGAAGTAGATTTATTAATTGGTGATGCTACTAAAGCAAAGGAAAAATTGGGTTGGCAACCTTCAGTGACTTTTCCAGAGTTAGTAGCACTAATGGTAGAAGCAGATTTACAAGCTATCGGTCAAACTTCACCTAACGGTAATGCTTCACACCTACCTCAAGATATTGCTACTATTCGTCAAGAACTAGGCGCACTCCACTTTTGATCAATTCTTGCTAAGGATAAAAATATGACTGCCTTAGAACTGAAAAATAAACGGATTCTCGTTACTGGTGGAGCAGGGTTTTTAGGCCGTCAGGTGATAGATCAGCTGTGCAAATCTGGGGCTGATTTGGCTAAGATTACTGTACCGCGATCGCGCGAATTAGATTTACGCGTTCTCGAAAATTGCCAACGGGCAGTAGATCACCAAGATATCGTCATCCACTTAGCGGCTCATGTTGGTGGTATCGGTCTAAACCGCGAAAAACCTGCGGAGTTATTCTACGATAACTTGATCATGGGGACGCAGTTAATTCATGCTGCTCATCAAGGCGGTGTGGAAAAGTTCGTCTGCGTCGGGACTATCTGTGCTTATCCCAAATTTACCCCAGTCCCATTTAAAGAAGAAGACTTGTGGAACGGGTATCCAGAAGAAACCAATGCTCCCTATGGGGTGGCAAAAAAAGCACTTTTAGTACAGTTGCAATCTTATCGTCAGCAGTATGGCTTTAACGGGATTTATTTACTACCTGTAAATCTATACGGGCCTGAAGATAACTTTGACCCTGGTAGTTCCCATGTTATCCCCGCCTTAATTCGCAAAGTTTACGAAGCTCAAGTTAGGGGAGATAAACAACTACCAGTTTGGGGTGACGGTAGTCCTACCCGCGAATTTTTGTATTCAGAAGATGCCGCACGCGGTATTGTCATGGGTACACAATTCTATAACGACTCTGAACCAGTAAATTTGGGAACGGGTTCGGAAATTTCCATCCGCGATTTAGTCACCTTAATTTGTGAACTGATGGAATTTGAAGGTGAAATCATCTGGGAAACAGACAAACCCAACGGTCAACCCCGGCGTTGTCTGGATACAGAAAGAGCTAAACAGGCTTTTAATTTCACTGCTCAAATAGATTTCCGACAAGGTTTGAAGAATACTATTGATTGGTATCGTCAAAATGCTGCATAGGGCATAGGGCATTGGGCATGGGGCATTGGGCATGGGGCATTGGGTAATTACCCTACCCTCCTTTCCCTACTCCCAATCCCCAATCCCCAGTCCCCAGTCCCTTTTCCCTCTATTTACGTGAATGACCAATTAAGTAAAATACAATTGCGTCGGTCTTTGCTGAAAACTCGTCAGTCAATGTCTGCAAAAGAATGGCGAGAAAAAAGCGATCGCATCTGTACAATATTACAAGCTTCTACTCTCTTCACTCAAGCCAAAACAATTCTTGCATATTTCAGTTTTCGCCAAGAACCAGACCTGAGTCCCTTATTTTGCAACTATCAATATCGTTGGGGATTTCCTCGCTGCATTGGTCAATCTCTACACTGGCATAGTTGGCAACCAAGCGAGTCTTTACAAATTAATTCCTATGGTATTCAAGAACCTTATTCTCATGCACCCACTATAAATCCTGATGAGGTGGACTTGATTCTCGTTCCTAGTGTTGCTTGTGACCAACAAGGATATCGTCTAGGTTATGGTGGCGGTTATTATGACCGCTTGTTGAGTTCTCCTGAATGGGCAAATAAGCCAACAGTGGGAATAATTTTTGACTCTGCTTATTTACCAAAATTACCGACTCAACCTTGGGATAAACCGCTACAAGCTGTTTTTACCGAAACTAGATTGGTAGAAATTGGTTGATTAAGGTATATCTCCAGAATGAAAAATTTGTTCTGCGGTTAAATTTAACTCTGGGAAAGTGGGTGAAATTATGCGTTCCCTACCTCGAAAACGAGTAACTTGATATTCATCATCAATTAGTTGATAAATAGAAATTGTAGGTTGTTTAGGGTTGCCTGTGAACTTTTTTGCCCCTAAGCCGAGATAATCTACAACCCAGTATTCAGGAATGCCAATACTTTCATACTTACCCTGTTTTGTATAGTAATCATCATCCCAGTTGCTACTAACGACTTCAACCAC contains:
- a CDS encoding 5-formyltetrahydrofolate cyclo-ligase; amino-acid sequence: MSAKEWREKSDRICTILQASTLFTQAKTILAYFSFRQEPDLSPLFCNYQYRWGFPRCIGQSLHWHSWQPSESLQINSYGIQEPYSHAPTINPDEVDLILVPSVACDQQGYRLGYGGGYYDRLLSSPEWANKPTVGIIFDSAYLPKLPTQPWDKPLQAVFTETRLVEIG